GTACGCCCAAGGCTTCGTAGTGCTTCCGGGCGGCCTGGGAACCCTCGATGAGCTGTTCGAGGCCATGGTGCTGGTCCAGACGCGCAAAGTGACCTCATTCCCGATCGTCCTTTTGGGCGTCCGGTTCTGGGGCCCGATGATCGAGTGGATCCGTGACACGCTGGTGGCCGAGGGCATGGTGTCGGAAAAGGACCTTGACCTGATCCAGTTGGTGGATGACCCCGCAGACGCGGTACACCGTGTGCTTCACGGCGAACCCCTGCCCACGCCGACGGGGGAGCAACGCCCGGAGTAGGCAACTGCTTCTGGCACGATGGTGCTGTGAGCTCTTTTCTGGTACTTTTCGCGATCGTCCTCGTCGGGGCAGCTCTGTATTTCGGAGCCGGAATCGTCCGGGGCCGCTCGATGGGAGCCGGCTTGGACGAACCAACCCCCAACCTGCCGCCCGTCCTCCTGCCGGAGCAACCGGGCGCAGCCGACGTGGACAACGTTCGTTTTGGGCTCGGCCTTCGCGGATACCGGATGGACCAGGTAGACCAGGTCCTGGACCAACTAAGGGACCAGTTGCTGGAAAAGGACCGCGAAATTGAGCGACTGCGGGATCAGCTGAAGTCGCAGGCCGAGGGTGGCGAAAACCTGAGGGCCACGCAGTGAACAACCAGGTTCCCTCCCGGGCAGCCGAAACCCCGGCGGCCACGGAGGGAGCAACGAAGCACCTCGCAGGCGCAGTTGTCCGGGCAGGAGCCGCGATGGCGGCGTGGCCTTGGTGGCTCCGGGTTTCCTTGGTTTTCGTCGCCGCGCGGCTCGTCAGTGCCGC
This is a stretch of genomic DNA from Paenarthrobacter ureafaciens. It encodes these proteins:
- a CDS encoding DivIVA domain-containing protein, with translation MSSFLVLFAIVLVGAALYFGAGIVRGRSMGAGLDEPTPNLPPVLLPEQPGAADVDNVRFGLGLRGYRMDQVDQVLDQLRDQLLEKDREIERLRDQLKSQAEGGENLRATQ